The Triticum urartu cultivar G1812 unplaced genomic scaffold, Tu2.1 TuUngrouped_contig_6899, whole genome shotgun sequence genome segment AGGAATGCCCACGAAACGCGCCCCCTTGGGTATCTGCATTCACAAAGTTGGTGAATTCAGAGAGATGTTCACAATGGGCTGAATAAAGACTAGAGGTATCTCCACCATATGATACTGGATGTCAGCTATATGCATCTCAGACAAGTTATCTTTCATGTTTGCAGGTGCAGTTATGTTCCTAGGATTAGTGAGGGCAAACCTGAATTGATGCTCCGGATGACAGGTTAAGAGTCACTAGTGTCCCCTCGGCGGTAGAGCTCTCCAGCTCGGCTTGCTTTGCAATGTTCAGGAAGACTTCTTCAAGTGTCGTGAGACCGAGTTGAATGTCTGATATCCCAAATTCCCTTTCTCTGTCTTGGAGTTCCCCAAAGAACCTCTGTTGGTAAAAAGTACTCTTGTGTCATAAATTCAGTTAATGATGTGTGACATAATTTGGGTGTCAAGGTATTACCGTCAGAAGTGGTTCTTTCTCATGGGGGATGACAAACGTTAAGAATGTCCTGCTTTCCTCTTTCGGGTCCACATCAAGCCTCTGTTTCAGAAACATTTTTTGCGGTTTAACATTTCCGCATAATAAGAGAAAAGAATCTGAATGACATTTAGTTTAAGGATGAGACACATACTTCCTTGAAGAACGATTTGACAGATTCTATGTTAGGATTAACTGCGGCCTCTGCATCACCGTTGATGTTAGGGCTCTGTGTGTGACCATTTCCTGAGAAATTCACATTAGCGATGTACCCAGTTCCAAATTTCGACTTCAGCCTTATTGAAGTGCCGATACACCGCAATCTCCCCTTTGCCATGATAGCGATTCTGTCACTTAAGATGTCAGCTTCCTCCATTGAATGTGTGGTCAATACAATGGCTCTTCCCTTCTTTGCCTCCTCGATGATGTCCCAGACATGCCTCCTTGTTATTGGATCCATGCCAGTTGTCTGTGTAGGATATAAATGGTTAGATTAACATGTTGCATTTTATGTGTAGCAAGTGAACCGATGAAAATCTGACAGGTCTCTACCGGCTCATCAAGAAACACCAATTTTGGGTCACCAATTAGAGCAATCGCAACACTTAACCGCCGTTTCATTCCACCACTGTAGCTACCTGCTCTAACATTAGCTGCCTGGCTGAGCTTCACTTGGGCTAGTGACTGTTCTGCTACCTGCATTGGATGAACAGAGAAAGATTAATATGCAAAACAATGGAGAGTGTTGGGGAGTAGTTGTCTATAGGTTCTTAAGAAACATACCGACTTGATTGTTGATGATGGCAACCCCTTGATGCTGGCAAACAACTCCATGTGCTCCTTAGCCGTCAATGCATCCCATAGGATGTCAAACTGCAAAGCAAACATATTTATCTTCCATTAAAACTGGACAGCGCCTGCATGATAATATGTGAATGAATGTTCAAAAGACCAACCTGCGGACAGACTCCAATCATTCTGCGAATATTAGACATACCCGCAGAGCTTCGAACGGAATGACCATAAATCAAAGCTGTCACATGTTCAAAGTGGCTTGTTAGCATATTCATAGTTACTGATAACATATCATATCACCAACCATTGCTGCAGGGAAGGAATGACACTGACCATCGCCGCCGGTAATTGGTGTGATACCAGTCAGACAACTGATTGTAGTTGTTTTACCAGCTCCATTTGGGCCAAGAAGACAAAATAGCTGGTCCTTCTCAAGGTTAACCCATAAGCCCTGGTGAGATTTATTAGGTGGTTAATATCATAGGAACCAAAGCTTGCTTGCTTTTAGTACTAGACTAGAAGATCACTGAGAGCTCACTTTGACAGAATGGAATGGCTTAGTTGTTTTGCACTTGCAGCAACCCATATTAAAACTTCCTGGATAGGTTTTCCGCAAGCCGTGTATTTGAACCGCAACACCAGGATCTACCTCATTGCCTGCAGCTTGTTCTTTTACTAGATTTTCCTCGGTAAGAACATCCTCATCAGTAGGGCTAGCATCATCAGCCGGCCGGTTCGAACCAAAACAGCTACAAAGGCCTCCCTCTGGAGTGGATCAATCAGATTAATGAGTATCGTTACATAATACAGCTAAAAACATGGTGAAGAACTACTGCACACTTAAATAAACTCTGACCTCGCATCTTGCCTCCTTTCCCTGTCCAGTATGAAGGCGTCAGAAAGTAAAACACTGACTTTCTAACACCATTGACATTTGGAATTATGTTGTCGAAGTAGATCGCCAGGATAAACCACAAGAAAAATGTGGAGATGAGCCATATGTAGATGTCATCCTGACAGATGTTTGCAAACAATCAGGGATTTAAGTTGCATAAGCACTAAAAGTAAATACCTGCTAATGAGCAAAGTTTTGTACATACTACTGTAATGACGCAGTCCGTCTCAAAGGATTGGCACGTTTTACGCTGGTTCCAGCTAATACCTTTGTCTTCTGGAGTTGCTGTTGCCTTACCTAGAATATTGAGGGCTTGGGCAAAAACATTAGGAGGAAAGAAGGACCATATTGTCCGGTAGTACGCCTCATAGGTATTTGAATATGGGAACCCGAAGGTTGTAACAAGCTGCACAAGCAAGTAACCAAGGGGTTTGCTTATTTTCTGACAACTTGAAATACTGTATCTGTAAGATGATGATTAAGCAAGCATTACCTGTGTCAAGAATCCAATGATGAATATTGCAAATCCAACAGTAGTAGCTGATGCTGCTTTTGCTACAAATGTGGATATCATGAAAGCAAAACCAAGCTGCAGAAATTATCATGAAGAAGACTGttaaggaaaaaagaaaaaaaacatttGTCTGCAGATTCTGATAGAAATTCAGAAAATTAATAAACAAAATTCATTCATGGAAGCATGATATTTATCTATATTTAACACTCCAAATAGAGACAAGCAAAACAAGCATACCGATCAGTATATATAGCTTACCATGTTCAGTTGGAAGAGGAAGAATAGGATGAATAAGATTCCAAAGCTATTGTTCAGGAAGAAGTCAAACTGGAACATCATCCCAAAGAGCACCGTGAAAAGTGCTGAGAGTAATGTAAGCAAGGCCTCCCAGGTAAGCCATGATAACCAATAAGCCGATTCATAGAGACCCATGATAGACATAGCCTGTGAATGGTACCAAACTTAATAGTGATGCCAAGCATGAAGCCATAAAAACCTCGACAAAAAAAAAAGATACACAAATCGTAGCATGCAGATGGAGAGACGGAAAAAGCTTGAACCTGACGAAGTTTAAGTTCTTTCTCTGTAACCAAGGCACTGATTTGGAAAACAAATCCAAACATTGCAATGGCAAGGAAGAAAGTTGGCCCTGCTTGGGCAATTGTAGAGAAGGTTTCAGTTGCTGGGTGAGCAAATTCCTTGAATCCCACAGTCCAGCTAAAATTTGGATCTGTCAATCATGAAATTTACTGTTATTCCCAAGTACTACTATAAAATGGAAGCAACACTTATTTATGCTGCATACATATAATCTGAAAATTGTTGCCAAAGGATATGAAAAGTGTGGTACTACATACTAATTTGTACGCGTGAAACAAAAGCATTCCTTAAAATACCACAGAAGCAGCAATACCTCTAAGAATCAGCCTTGCCATTTCTCTCTCAGCTGCAACTTGAAGCGGTATCTGGAACTTGAAGGTGGGGTCCTCATATGTTCCTCTTCGAGCTACTGGAGTGGAGTTTGTCTGAATACCATACGACATCTGGTTGGCATTTATATCTTGAAAATGCAAAGCGCCAGGGCAGCGCATCGGGTTTGCAAATAGCCAAGCATCGACTTCATCTGGAGTGCTAAAACCTAAGACCTGAGAAACTCACCATGAAACAATTTAGGTAGCATGTACTGTCGCATATCGAGTAATAAACAATTCAAGGGTGACCTGCAAAGTTGTTTGAGTAACCCTGAAGAAACTCAAGAACTTTAACTAGTCCACATGCTATAGGTTGCAGTTTATCACAAAATTCAAATTTATTCAACTGACAGTAAACTATTAGTTAAAATTTATTTTATCCCGAATACCATCCTTAATTTATTCAAGTTGTGTATGAAAAATAATGAAAAGCTTCAGCAGCTGAATTGAAGTATACTACTGTATTTCAGACCACAGTACAGAGGAAAACAGGGCCTGTACATTAGTTGATTTGACCATTACATTCAATTAACAAGAGGTTGTGGTTGCATTTAAAAATGTTTGCAAAGAAAACATATTATTTTTGAAAAATAAACCAACACCACTCTTTGATATCATCGTCTCTTCTGTGCTAAAGCAAGCATATTTTCAGTTAGATTCAAATCTACATTCACACCGTCTTCGTTTCCAAGGAAAGACATTGTGTACTCAGATAAATAAATTAAACTGTGGCACGAAAATGACATCAAAGTCATCTAAGACAAGCCAGAACTGAATTTGGCTGTTCCAGGTAGACCTGCATGCATCCAAGTAGAAACAAAATAGGCTCTTTTCCCCCAACATTTTCTTAGGAAAAATCGCAAAATTCTGGCATCCAAAGTGGGTGCCCACCGTTTGGTTGGAGTGCGGTGGTAAGCCAAATGGAAGCAAACCACATAGCGACATTGTCAACATCAAACCCAAATGATGATCTAAGTTCAACATCAAATCAGCGAATCTCCTCAAAAAGGCTTGAAGGATATATATATAAATTAAAAAATTGACGTCGCACATAAGCCGGTCCTCCACCAAAATCAAGTTTTCACCCAATAAGAAAGTTAAAATCTGTCTGTACCGAGCAGTAAAAAAACTGAAAACCTTCAGACCTGGGACCAAACCACAATGCTACTACATGAGTCCAAACAGTTCAGTCTGACGACCTCATGGAGCGGTTAAAATCAACTCAGTTCCTCAAAATAATTCAGGCAGTTTTCTCTCGACAAGAACGCACGGAGAATTTCGACCCCCCTCACCGAAAAAACCCCCAAATCGTCACGCTAAACGTGCGAGCAACCAACTCCGCGGCACGAAGACCGGCCGAACGCACGCCGCGAAATTAATCCACCACGAATAATTGCGCGCAGAGTCAAACCGATGACtggaaaaacaaaaaaacagaGGAATCAAATCTCTGACCTTCTCGGCGGGGATCGTCCGGCCGGGGTTGTTCCTGCGGATGGCGTCGACGAGCGCCGAGACGCgggcgctgccgccgccgctccAGAGGAAGTCGTAGCAGGGGGTCTTGACGAAGAACTTGTCCTCGCAGGGCGGGATGGGCGGCGCGACGAGCGCCTTGGGGTCGCGCACGTTCTGGTAGGCGGTGGTGTAGGAGAAGCGGGAGCGGACGGCGCGGTCGATGCAGAAGATGAGGAAGAtgaagaggagggaggagagcAGCTGCAGCGCCGACGAGCGCCGGTGGCGCCAGGCGAGCGCCGCGTTCTTGCGGAGCAGGGAGCGGTACTGCTGCCACGCCAGCGCCGGCCCGCTCAGGAGCTCCATCGGGGGTGGAGGTGGGGGTGGACTGGGGCCGGAGGAGTTCGAGTTCCCTGGGTCTCCGAGAATGGTTTGGGTATTTATTAGGGGGGCGACTGAAAACGGCCGGAAAACTGGAGGAGAGGCAGCCGCGCCGGACTGTCCTCCTGTCCTAGCTGTGTTCCTCAGTTTTTAACACCGGCCACCGTAGAGGACGGGGCGTCGACCTGTTAGCTGGGTAGCTGAGGTTGCTGCCAGCTCATCCGAGTTCGAGTCTTGGCACAGATACATGGTGTTTATGAAGTTTTTTCTGTAAAGAAAAGCCAATGAGGGTTGGTCCTTGGGTTGGTCTCATTTTTTTAACACCAGCCACCGTGGTGAGTATCGCACACAAGATATGCAGGAAATtagtgtactccctccgtttcttttttaCTCTGTAtgtatgagatttgtgttaagtcaaactttgcaaattTATATTTAAAATATCAACATTTACAATACTAGATAATGTAATATGAAACTGAATTCCATATTGAATCTAGTAATAGTAATTcggtattgtgaatgttgatactttgATCTATAAGTTTGGTCAAATACTTCCTTCGTTCCATAGTAAGTGTTGTAATTCTAAACTAAGCTTGAACTAACCTTAGTTTAAAACTGCGACGTTTATTTTGGATCGGGGAGAGCACAATTTATACAGTCCTCTCGTTTCTATTTACTCTGTATTAGTTCCGATATAACTCAAAGTTTATAGAGTTTGATCAAGTTTACAGAACATATTATACCCTTTCACAATAACGAATGCCCCCATCTGTATCAAAATATAAGACCTTCTTTTGACACTACCGTAGTGTCAAACATATATGATGTGAAAATATATTCTATGATCATTGTAACGGTATTGATTTGATATCGTGGATGTTAACATTTATTTTATATACTTCATCAACGTTTGACTTGAGACAAAGAtaatatgcaaagtaaataaTCCGCCCCAAAATATAAGGTGTGTTATTTTTTTAAGTCAAATATGTGCATGTTTGACCAAGTTTTGAGTACAATACCAAACTTTTATCACTAGATCCACCATGAAAAGTATTTTCATATTTTATTTATTGTGTATTGTAGATGCTTATATTTTATTCTAAAATCTTGGTCAAACATGCATAAGTTTGACTTGCGGCAAAACTGACGcaccttatattttggaacgAATGGAGTACTATTGGTTGTTATTTAAGATAATCTCATTTAGTTACTATTATGGATACTCCATTGTTGCGGGTATAAATTGGATTCTGGGGATTCATGAAGATATCTCTCACAATAAATACATACTATCCTACCAAGGCATGCATCATTAAATTAGTACTCCATGTATTACTCTTTGCATTCCTTAATGTAGTGTATATGTTTTTAAGATAAATTTTGTAAATTTGATCCGACAAGTTGGGAGTTGAGTCGCCGGTGTTGGAGGTGGATGATCTAGATGCGATGTCTAGATTAGATCTACTGAAGAGCTATTCTACGCTTCTAGCAATTCTGGAGTGAGCATAATTGGTTTGATGCCAACATTTGGCATTGCCAACATTCGGCAAAATCATAAGTTGCCAAAAGTTGGCAACTTTTTGTGAGATTGACAAGAAAATTTGGTAGCCAACCAATCGCTAGCCAGCATTTGGCATTTGCCAAATATTGGCATGCCAACTTTTGGCACCAAACCAATTATGCTCTTCCCTTCCCTTCTCTTGTTTGGTCGGGACCCTTATATAGGGCTCTTGGTCGGGTCCAGACCCTTATATAGTGCTCTTGGTTGGGGCCATCGTCCTCTGTCTCGATCTTCTTGGCATACAAGCATTAGACGTCTCTGTGTCTAGTAACTGCATGCGTTCTTTAAAGGAAACTAGGGGTGTCACCTTTGAGGAATTGGTCATCCAGGCACGACCCTCCCATACCGTGCACAAGCGGGAACATACGACCCACAATATAACATCTGATGCATAGGTAAGTGTTGAACCCACTCCCCCTCGATAAGCCCCCCCCCAACCCAATCAGTATGTGTAATGAGACCACGGGTGAGTTGCCAAGTCCTTCGCGTTGTCTTGTCATCGACAGGTGACTTGTTCCATGTTTACCCGGCCTTAGTCTAACACATTGTCTTTGTTAGACTGCTCGTCTGCCTCGCATTCCACCGTCACGTGGCTTCTTCCCTAAGAGACGTGAATTACGGGTGGTGCGCCTTTTGCCGCCTCGATCTGCCCTGCGCTTTTATCACTCATCGTTTTAGCTTTTGAGGATGTGTGGGGATGAGGCTTTATATTCTTCTTCTTTTATCCATCAGGAGATTATCACCCTGCCCCACCTTATTTAGATGCCATAGACAAGAAAAAAAACCTCATGGGTCCTAAGAAAATTGTTTTGAGGGGAAAATCTATCCTCCAAGAGAAAGGGAAGACTCCAATGGGGCACCCCTTGGTTGTTGAACAAAGAAAAACTCTACCAAAGTCGCCATATCGGCTCCCCCCGCGGTGGTGTTTTGACCTAAGAGGTCACTTTAGCAGAGTTGACATCCGGACCGAGTCGCCATAATTTATGGAGGGCACTCCATATCGAGCCTACAAGCCTCCATATTTTGGAGACCGAGGGCGCTAGTTTGGAGGGCATTCCATCCGCCAACCGCTTGCGCCGGAAGGAATGTTTCAGGTCCCTCCTTAGGCTCCCGCGCCGGTCATCTCCTCTCCTTCCCCTTCTCTCTACTTCATGCCCACCAAAATTAGGAGTCGCCATAATTTATGGAGGGCACTCCATATCGAGCCTACAAGCCTCCATATTTTGGAGACCGAGGGCGCTAGTTTGGAGGGCATTCCATCCGCCAACCGCTTGCGCCGGAAGGAATGTTTCAGGTCCCTCCTTAGGCTCCCGCGCCGGTCATCTCCTCTCCTTCCCCTTCTCTCTACTTCATGCCCACCAAAATTAGCACCTCGCTGCCCGGCAACCCGGAATCGGCACCCAATTGCCAGAATCGATACCCCACCATCGGAACGAGATCCTCTGACTTAGATCGATCTACTGCCGAGGGAAGTAGTACGCGTTGCGCCGTCCGTTGGCGATCTGACGACTCGCTGTGAGGTGCGCTCTTTCCTTCTCTCTCATTCACAGCCTGCGCTATCCTTCTCGCTCAGAAATAACGGCCCATACGGCCCAGTCTGACTCTAGTGAGGGAAGCCAGAGAAAAAGGCATGAGATGCCACAGAAAGCCGCCTAGCAGTGGAGGCAGCGGAGCCAGCAGCTGCCTCGTCCAGGGCGCGATGCGTCAGAGCCATCGAGGCCATGGAGCTGCGGAGCTGGCGCCGTCGAGGCCGTGGAGCTGCCGAGGCCACAAAGCCAACCTCGTCAAGGCTTCTGCGGCCCATCTGCTCTGCTGCTTGTACTGTATCTTGATGTACTAATGTTTTCAGAGTAAAAAGAGAGAAGCTACAGCAGCATTTTGAATGTTATGATTGAATTATTGTTCTAGTTTGTACTTCTACATTTGCATTGGTCCAACTTGGATGGTACTTGTACATGTGCAGAGTTGAACAGATTTGTATGGAAAATGTTTCTGCTTTCTTGAATGTTTGTTTTGGCTGAAGAATTGTTCCAGTAAATTTGAAAGCATATAACAAGTGTAGTTAATTAAAGAGGATAGCACCTGCTATTGACAATTTGTGAGCATGTCCTTCCAAGAATAAAATGATTTGCAAGTCATAATGCCTGCTTTGGCTGCTGAATGTAAATGAGCATGCATACAAAAATTGCAGGTGCATTGAACAAAATAGATGCCAACCCAGGGAGTATATCTCTGAAATGCATGAAAAAACT includes the following:
- the LOC125531235 gene encoding ABC transporter A family member 2-like; translation: MELLSGPALAWQQYRSLLRKNAALAWRHRRSSALQLLSSLLFIFLIFCIDRAVRSRFSYTTAYQNVRDPKALVAPPIPPCEDKFFVKTPCYDFLWSGGGSARVSALVDAIRRNNPGRTIPAEKVLGFSTPDEVDAWLFANPMRCPGALHFQDINANQMSYGIQTNSTPVARRGTYEDPTFKFQIPLQVAAEREMARLILRDPNFSWTVGFKEFAHPATETFSTIAQAGPTFFLAIAMFGFVFQISALVTEKELKLRQAMSIMGLYESAYWLSWLTWEALLTLLSALFTVLFGMMFQFDFFLNNSFGILFILFFLFQLNMLGFAFMISTFVAKAASATTVGFAIFIIGFLTQLVTTFGFPYSNTYEAYYRTIWSFFPPNVFAQALNILGKATATPEDKGISWNQRKTCQSFETDCVITVDDIYIWLISTFFLWFILAIYFDNIIPNVNGVRKSVFYFLTPSYWTGKGGKMREGGLCSCFGSNRPADDASPTDEDVLTEENLVKEQAAGNEVDPGVAVQIHGLRKTYPGSFNMGCCKCKTTKPFHSVKGLWVNLEKDQLFCLLGPNGAGKTTTISCLTGITPITGGDALIYGHSVRSSAGMSNIRRMIGVCPQFDILWDALTAKEHMELFASIKGLPSSTIKSVAEQSLAQVKLSQAANVRAGSYSGGMKRRLSVAIALIGDPKLVFLDEPTTGMDPITRRHVWDIIEEAKKGRAIVLTTHSMEEADILSDRIAIMAKGRLRCIGTSIRLKSKFGTGYIANVNFSGNGHTQSPNINGDAEAAVNPNIESVKSFFKERLDVDPKEESRTFLTFVIPHEKEPLLTRFFGELQDREREFGISDIQLGLTTLEEVFLNIAKQAELESSTAEGTLVTLNLSSGASIQ